The following proteins are co-located in the Solanum pennellii chromosome 8, SPENNV200 genome:
- the LOC107028492 gene encoding probable inactive purple acid phosphatase 27 isoform X1: MKKFVVWFLVLLGVASGHSGEQPLSNIAIHRATLALDESLTIKAYPFILAPKGGDTEWVTLHLGNPNPSHDDWVGVFSPAKFNGSTCYLENDGKQQPPYICTAPIKYNFANFSNPDYAKTGNTSLKFQLINQRADFSFALFTGGLSNPKLVGVSNYISFANPKAPLYPRLALGKSWNEMTLTWTSGYNLLEAVPFIEWGRKGDPQHRSPAGTLTFDRNTMCGSPARTVGWRDPGFIHTSFMKDLWPSTLYTYKMGHMLSNGSYVWSKMYSFRSSPYPGQDSLQRVIIFGDMGKAERDGSNEYSNYQPGSLNTTDQLINDLKNIDIVFHIGDITYANGYISQWDQFTAQVEPVASTVPYMIASGNHERDWPGTGSFYDVMDSGGECGVLAQTMFYVPADNRANFWYSTDYGMFHFCIADSEHDWREGSEQYRFIEHCLASVDRQKHPWLIFAAHRVLGYSSDKWYGLEGSFEEPMGRESLQKLWQKYKVDIAFYGHVHNYERTCPIYQNQCVNSERSHYSGIVNGTIHVVVGGGGSHLSEFTPINTTWSLHRDYDWGFVKLTAFNHSSLLFEYKKSRDGKVYDSFTISRDYKDVLACVHDGCEPSTFAS, from the exons ATGAAGAAGTTTGTTGTATGGTTTTTGGTGTTATTGGGTGTTGCTTCAGGTCATAGTGGAGAGCAGCCTTTATCAAACATTGCAATCCACAGAGCTACTCTTGCACTTGATGAATCACTCACCATTAAAGCTTATCCATTTATTCTTGCTCCCAAG GGTGGTGACACTGAATGGGTAACTCTACATCTTGGCAACCCCAACCCATCACATGATGACTGGGTTGGAGTTTTCTCTCCAGCAAAATTCAA TGGATCTACATGTTATTTGGAAAATGATGGTAAACAACAGCCTCCATATATTTGTACAGCCCCAATTAAG TATAACTTTGCAAATTTCTCCAATCCGGATTATGCAAAAACGGGAAACACTTCTCTCAAGTTCCAGTTAATCAATCAGCGGGCAGATTTCTCCTTTGCATTGTTTACAGGCGGGTTGTCAAAT CCAAAGCTGGTAGGAGTTTCAAATTACATATCATTTGCAAATCCTAAAGCACCACTTTATCCACGGCTTGCTTTGGGGAAATCATGGAATGAA ATGACATTGACCTGGACAAGCGGCTATAATTTACTTGAAGCTGTTCCTTTCATTGAATGGGGTCGGAAGGGTGATCCCCAACATCGCTCACCAGCAGGAACATTGACATTTGATAGAAATACAATGTGTG GTTCACCTGCTCGAACAGTTGGCTGGCGTGATCCAGGGTTCATACATACTAGCTTCATGAAGGATCTTTGGCCAAGCACCTT GTACACATACAAGATGGGTCATATGTTGTCAAATGGTTCCTACGTTTGGAGTAAGATGTATTCCTTTAGATCATCACCATATCCAGGACAAGACTCATTGCAGCGTGTTATAATTTTTGGAGACATGGGAAAG GCTGAGCGAGATGGTTCAAATGAGTATAGTAATTATCAGCCAGGCTCACTGAATACAACGGACCAACTCATCAATGACCTTAAAAACATTGATATAGTTTTCCATATAGGAGACATTACCTATGCCAATGGATACATATCACAGTGGGACCAATTTACTGCACAAGTGGAACCTGTTGCATCAACAGTACCCTATATGATTGCAAG TGGTAATCATGAGCGTGATTGGCCTGGAACTGGTTCCTTCTATGATGTTATGGACTCTGGTGGAGAATGTGGAGTGCTAGCTCAGACCATGTTTTATGTTCCTGCTGATAATAGAGCTAACTTTTG GTATTCCACAGATTATGGCATGTTTCACTTCTGCATAGCAGACAGTGAGCATGATTGGAGAGAGGGGTCTGAGCAATACAGATTTATTGAACATTGTCTTGCATCAGTAGACAGACAGAAGCATCCTTGGCTGATATTTGCTGCTCATCGGGTTCTTGGTTACTCTTCAGACAAATGGTATGGCTTAGAAGGCTCATTTGAGGAGCCCATGGGAAGGGAAAGCTTGCAGAAGCTTTGGCAGAAGTATAAAGTGGATATTGCATTTTATGGTCATGTCCACAACTATGAAAGAACTTGTCCCATTTATCAG AACCAATGTGTTAACTCGGAAAGATCACACTATTCTGGTATTGTCAATGGAACAATCCATGTTGTTGTGGGTGGCGGAGGAAGCCACTTATCAGAATTCACCCCAATTAATACCACTTGGAGTCTTCACAGGGATTACGATTGGGGATTTGTCAAGCTTACAGCATTTAATCATTCATCACTACTTTTTGAATACAAAAAGAGTAGGGACGGCAAAGTTTATGATTCTTTCACCATCTCAAGAGACTATAAAGACGTCTTAGCTTGTGTTCACGATGGTTGTGAGCCATCCACTTTTGCATCTTAA
- the LOC107028492 gene encoding probable inactive purple acid phosphatase 27 isoform X2 gives MMTGLEFSLQQNSMDLHVIWKMMVNNSLHIFVQPQLRQYNFANFSNPDYAKTGNTSLKFQLINQRADFSFALFTGGLSNPKLVGVSNYISFANPKAPLYPRLALGKSWNEMTLTWTSGYNLLEAVPFIEWGRKGDPQHRSPAGTLTFDRNTMCGSPARTVGWRDPGFIHTSFMKDLWPSTLYTYKMGHMLSNGSYVWSKMYSFRSSPYPGQDSLQRVIIFGDMGKAERDGSNEYSNYQPGSLNTTDQLINDLKNIDIVFHIGDITYANGYISQWDQFTAQVEPVASTVPYMIASGNHERDWPGTGSFYDVMDSGGECGVLAQTMFYVPADNRANFWYSTDYGMFHFCIADSEHDWREGSEQYRFIEHCLASVDRQKHPWLIFAAHRVLGYSSDKWYGLEGSFEEPMGRESLQKLWQKYKVDIAFYGHVHNYERTCPIYQNQCVNSERSHYSGIVNGTIHVVVGGGGSHLSEFTPINTTWSLHRDYDWGFVKLTAFNHSSLLFEYKKSRDGKVYDSFTISRDYKDVLACVHDGCEPSTFAS, from the exons ATGATGACTGGGTTGGAGTTTTCTCTCCAGCAAAATTCAA TGGATCTACATGTTATTTGGAAAATGATGGTAAACAACAGCCTCCATATATTTGTACAGCCCCAATTAAGGCAG TATAACTTTGCAAATTTCTCCAATCCGGATTATGCAAAAACGGGAAACACTTCTCTCAAGTTCCAGTTAATCAATCAGCGGGCAGATTTCTCCTTTGCATTGTTTACAGGCGGGTTGTCAAAT CCAAAGCTGGTAGGAGTTTCAAATTACATATCATTTGCAAATCCTAAAGCACCACTTTATCCACGGCTTGCTTTGGGGAAATCATGGAATGAA ATGACATTGACCTGGACAAGCGGCTATAATTTACTTGAAGCTGTTCCTTTCATTGAATGGGGTCGGAAGGGTGATCCCCAACATCGCTCACCAGCAGGAACATTGACATTTGATAGAAATACAATGTGTG GTTCACCTGCTCGAACAGTTGGCTGGCGTGATCCAGGGTTCATACATACTAGCTTCATGAAGGATCTTTGGCCAAGCACCTT GTACACATACAAGATGGGTCATATGTTGTCAAATGGTTCCTACGTTTGGAGTAAGATGTATTCCTTTAGATCATCACCATATCCAGGACAAGACTCATTGCAGCGTGTTATAATTTTTGGAGACATGGGAAAG GCTGAGCGAGATGGTTCAAATGAGTATAGTAATTATCAGCCAGGCTCACTGAATACAACGGACCAACTCATCAATGACCTTAAAAACATTGATATAGTTTTCCATATAGGAGACATTACCTATGCCAATGGATACATATCACAGTGGGACCAATTTACTGCACAAGTGGAACCTGTTGCATCAACAGTACCCTATATGATTGCAAG TGGTAATCATGAGCGTGATTGGCCTGGAACTGGTTCCTTCTATGATGTTATGGACTCTGGTGGAGAATGTGGAGTGCTAGCTCAGACCATGTTTTATGTTCCTGCTGATAATAGAGCTAACTTTTG GTATTCCACAGATTATGGCATGTTTCACTTCTGCATAGCAGACAGTGAGCATGATTGGAGAGAGGGGTCTGAGCAATACAGATTTATTGAACATTGTCTTGCATCAGTAGACAGACAGAAGCATCCTTGGCTGATATTTGCTGCTCATCGGGTTCTTGGTTACTCTTCAGACAAATGGTATGGCTTAGAAGGCTCATTTGAGGAGCCCATGGGAAGGGAAAGCTTGCAGAAGCTTTGGCAGAAGTATAAAGTGGATATTGCATTTTATGGTCATGTCCACAACTATGAAAGAACTTGTCCCATTTATCAG AACCAATGTGTTAACTCGGAAAGATCACACTATTCTGGTATTGTCAATGGAACAATCCATGTTGTTGTGGGTGGCGGAGGAAGCCACTTATCAGAATTCACCCCAATTAATACCACTTGGAGTCTTCACAGGGATTACGATTGGGGATTTGTCAAGCTTACAGCATTTAATCATTCATCACTACTTTTTGAATACAAAAAGAGTAGGGACGGCAAAGTTTATGATTCTTTCACCATCTCAAGAGACTATAAAGACGTCTTAGCTTGTGTTCACGATGGTTGTGAGCCATCCACTTTTGCATCTTAA
- the LOC107028493 gene encoding snurportin-1, with amino-acid sequence MSSHDIRRPFKRPAISDQQRRRELSLLRQSQNRHDAQLQARRLASTVLSLQSDYNSSSQEQQVDLEVTDELESCPEEVEDDYGHRKDAHDLRQATKLRGPDARLWFAKQLMLPEWMIDVPDKLNTDWYVFARPAGKRCFVVSSNGTTISRLRNGVLLHRFPSALPNGARTNNSKAAQSYCILDCIFHESDETYYVIDGVCWAGISLYECTAEFRFFWLNSKLAETGACDVPSAYHKYKFSALPVYNCDTEGLQTAYAGQVPYVKDGLLFYNKHAQYQTGNTPLSLVWKDEHCSQYVIDTDNKGQVLSQQQLVLELLDDGRLATSDDPPVIFGCLLGEFMQKTALHRGDLIKFAIGEGGLVVVDSKVEKADLKYLGKSNRARAFADSYSKVLFQHAARYSPLRIEHLFASISSYVEGGNSTQDAEMAG; translated from the exons ATGAGTTCACACGACATACGCCGTCCATTTAAACGCCCGGCGATCTCCGACCAACAAAGACGACGAGAACTTTCATTGCTCCGCCAGTCCCAAAACCGCCACGACGCTCAGCTACAAGCCCGTCGTTTAGCTTCCACTGTCCTCTCTCTTCAATCCGACTACAACTCCTCTTCCCAAGAACAGCAGGTCGACTTAGAAGTTACAGACGAACTTGAATCCTGTCCCGAAGAAGTCGAAGACGATTATGGACATCGTAAGGACGCACATGATCTTCGTCAAGCTACCAAGCTGAGAGGACCTGATGCTCGGTTATGGTTTGCCAAGCAGCTTATGCTTCCTGAGTGGATGATTGATGTTCCCGATAAATTGAATACCGATTG GTATGTATTTGCTAGGCCTGCTGGAAAACGATGTTTCGTTGTTTCTTCAAATGGAACAACAATCAGTAGACTGCGCAATGGAGTTCTCTTGCACCGTTTTCCTTCTGCTCTACCCAATGGTGCCAGGACTAATAACAGTAAAGCTGCTCAATCATACTGTATTCTTGATTGCATATTTCACGAG TCTGATGAGACTTATTATGTCATTGACGGTGTTTGTTGGGCGGGAATTTCATTATATGAGTGCACTGCCGAATTCAGATTCTTTTGGTTAAACAGCAAGCTTGCTGAGACGGGGGCTTGTGATGTTCCCTCAGcttatcataaatataaatttagtgCTCTTCCTGTCTACAACTGTGACACAGAAGGACTACAGACAGCTTATGCAGGACAAGTTCCATATGTCAAGGATGGATTACTGTTTTACAACAA GCATGCACAATATCAAACAGGAAATACACCTCTATCATTGGTTTGGAAGGATGAACATTGTAGTCAGTATGTCATTGATACAGACAATAAAGGACAAGTTCTAAGTCAACAACAG CTAGTTTTGGAGCTCCTGGATGATGGCAGACTGGCTACATCTGATGACCCTCCTGTCATATTTGGTTGCTTACTTGGTGAATTCATGCAAAAG ACAGCACTTCACCGTGGAGATCTTATAAAATTTGCTATAGGTGAAGGAGGATTAGTTGTTGTTGACAGTAAAGTGGAGAAGGCTGATCTGAAATACCTGGGCAAATCCAATCGTGCACGTGCTTTTGCTGATAGTTACTCGAAG GTCTTGTTCCAGCACGCAGCTCGGTATTCTCCTCTGAGAATTGAGCATCTTTTTGCATCAATCAGTTCATATGTTGAAGGTGGAAATTCAACTCAAGATGCAGAGATGGCTGGTTAA
- the LOC107027165 gene encoding uncharacterized protein At5g39865 has translation MGCVSSTLLNQENEFTQMGGSAAGFSHHIVSLTSTTYGLLTLDPPSTPPPTTVPPTPTLPPRHTLGSLFPSPLFEPRILKSDIINSWELMAGLDSTSTTPISDSFRFLSLRKSTPDSSFRFLRSSPNKENSSPNIPSLTHALDKTDIFNPTRLSSASVLDGFERICPPNGDGKIVIYTTTLRGVRKTFEACNAVRSAIEGLGVLYSERDISMDKGFREELKQLMKGKESTELIPPRVFFKGRYIGGAEEVMRIVEEGNFGDLLQGLPKMKAGSVCEGCGGIRFMPCFTCNGSCKMVKEDVEQNEGRAVVVRCSECNENGLVLCPICC, from the coding sequence ATGGGTTGCGTTTCATCCACTTTGCTGAATCAAGAGAATGAATTCACCCAAATGGGTGGCTCTGCTGCCGGTTTTAGCCACCACATTGTCTCTCTAACTTCCACCACTTATGGTCTTTTGACCCTTGATCCACCTTCTACTCCCCCACCCACCACTGTCCCTCCCACCCCTACCCTACCGCCTCGCCACACTCTTGGTTCGCTTTTCCCAAGCCCCTTGTTCGAACCCAGAATCCTCAAGTCCGACATCATCAACTCTTGGGAACTTATGGCTGGTCTTGATTCCACCTCCACCACACCCATCTCTGACAGCTTTCGATTTCTCTCTTTACGCAAATCAACCCCTGATTCTAGTTTCAGATTCTTGAGATCATCCCCCAACAAAGAGAATTCAAGCCCCAATATTCCATCTCTTACCCATGCGCTTGATAAAACTGACATTTTTAACCCCACAAGATTGTCTTCTGCTTCCGTGCTTGATGGGTTTGAAAGGATTTGTCCGCCAAATGGTGACGGTAAAATAGTGATCTATACGACAACGTTGAGGGGTGTGAGGAAGACCTTTGAGGCTTGTAATGCTGTGAGATCAGCGATTGAGGGGCTTGGGGTTTTGTATTCTGAGAGGGATATTTCGATGGATAAAGGTTTCAGGGAAGAATTGAAGCAGCTGATGAAGGGTAAAGAGAGCACTGAGTTAATACCTCCAAGGGTGTTCTTTAAAGGGAGGTACATTGGAGGAGCTGAGGAGGTAATGAGGATTGTGGAGGAGGGAAATTTTGGGGATTTGCTTCAAGGATTGCCTAAGATGAAAGCTGGTTCTGTTTGTGAGGGTTGTGGGGGTATCAGGTTCATGCCTTGTTTTACATGTAATGGGAGCTGCAAGATGGTGAAGGAAGATGTGGAACAGAATGAAGGCAGAGCTGTCGTGGTGCGGTGTAGTGAGTGTAATGAAAATGGATTGGTACTTTGCCCCATTTGCTGCTGA